In a genomic window of Anomalospiza imberbis isolate Cuckoo-Finch-1a 21T00152 chromosome 5, ASM3175350v1, whole genome shotgun sequence:
- the LOC137473604 gene encoding endonuclease domain-containing 1 protein-like translates to MLGLLLLQVLASCLWLGHSEVVTSFESSCPQFFYAGTTPNNGLNPKNPAWICQRFRNQYHFATLYDRDLHIPVYSAYIYQPGPGNRSKSWFVEPQLINPTYHKDMDTEKSIENQYKIAPQQIGQSQAINQDYNKLQGLDRGHLSPSGHQSGNNSKWATFTFTNIVPQNSTLNKGQWKDYENQTMSQKTQGCTVTYVITGAVPGNTYISNKRVNVPSHIWSAACCQTNTIMNTWVVIAENNKNQVQNLTLAQLEMRLSQLYGRGQISLFHSACPR, encoded by the exons atgctggggctgctgctgctgcaggtgttgGCCAGCTGCCTCTGGCTGGGACACAGCGAGGTGGTGACATCCTTTGAAAGTTCATGTCCTCAGTTCTTCTATGCTGGGACCACCCCAAATAATGGCCTGAATCCAAAGAACCCAGCCTGGATCTGCCAGCGCTTCAGGAACCAGTATCATTTTGCCACCCTGTACGACAGAGATTTGCACATTCCTGTCTACTCTGCTTACATCTACCAGCCTGGACCTGGAAACAGATCTAAATCATGGTTTGTTGAGCCCCAG CTGATCAACCCAACTTATCACAAGGATATGGATACAGAGAAGTCCATTGAAAATCAATACAAGATCGCTCCACAGCAAATTGGCCAGAGTCAGGCTATCAACCAAGACTACAACAAGCTCCAGGGTTTGGACCGTGGTCACCTGAGCCCCAGTGGCCACCAAAGTGGCAACAACAGCAAGTGGGCTACCTTCACCTTCACCAACATAGTGCCCCAGAACAGCACACTCAACAAGGGCCAGTGGAAAGACTACGAGAACCAAACGATGTCTCAGAAAACCCAGGGCTGTACAGTCACCTACGTGATCACGGGTGCTGTGCCTGGGAACACCTACATCTCCAATAAGAGGGTTAATGTGCCCAGCCATATCTGGTCAGCTGCCTGTTGCCAGACCAATACCATCATGAACACCTGGGTGGTCATTGCTGAAAACAACAAGAACCAGGTCCAGAACCTCACACTGGCACAACTGGAGATGCGCTTGTCCCAGCTCTATGGGAGGGGACAGATTTCTCTATTCCACAGTGCCTGTCCCCGCTAA
- the LOC137473610 gene encoding endonuclease domain-containing 1 protein-like: MLGLLLLQVLASCLWLGHSEVVTSFESSCPQFFFREIPPNEALEPQNPAWICQRFRNQYHFATLYDRMMRIPVYSAYIYQPGPGKRPKTWLVEPQLIGPAYPKTMEKEWTLLNRYNVTLEKLSQSQAILHDYKNLTGLNRGHLNPNGHHDDYTSRMATFTLTNIVPQDEKLNGGAWNNYEQQTMIRMTQGCKITYAIVGAVPGNNYIAKGRVNKPSHLWSAACCVVGNSYIKAWAVIAENDKNQVQLLTLGELEDTLTELYGRGQVSLFDSDCPRK; encoded by the exons atgctggggctgctgctgttgcaggTGTTGGCCAGCTGCCTCTGGCTGGGACACAGCGAGGTGGTGACATCCTTTGAAAGTTCATGTCCTCAGTTCTTTTTCCGGGAGATCCCCCCAAATGAAGCTCTGGAGCCACAGAACCCAGCCTGGATCTGCCAGCGCTTCAGGAACCAGTATCATTTTGCCACCCTGTACGATCGGATGATGCGTATTCCTGTCTACTCTGCTTACATCTACCAGCCTGGACCTGGCAAAAGACCTAAAACATGGCTGGTTGAGCCCCAG CTGATTGGCCCAGCTTATCCCAAAACTATGGAAAAAGAGTGGACACTCTTAAATCGATACAATGTCACCTTAGAGAAACTCAGCCAGAGCCAGGCTATCCTTCATGACTACAAGAACCTGACAGGTTTGAACCGGGGCCATTTGAACCCCAATGGCCACCACGATGACTACACCAGCAGGATGGCTACCTTCACCCTCACCAACATAGTGCCCCAGGATGAGAAACTCAACGGCGGCGCCTGGAACAACTATGAGCAGCAAACGATGATCAGGATGACCCAGGGCTGTAAAATCACCTATGCCATTGTGGGTGCTGTGCCTGGGAACAACTACATCGCCAAGGGGAGGGTTAATAAACCCAGCCACCTCTGGTCAGCTGCCTGCTGCGTGGTGGGCAACAGCTACATAAAGGCTTGGGCGGTTATTGCTGAGAACGACAAGAACCAGGTTCAGCTCCTCAccctgggggagctggaggaCACCTTAACTGAGCTCTATGGAAGGGGACAGGTTTCCCTGTTTGACAGTGACTGTCCCCGGAAATAA
- the LOC137473608 gene encoding endonuclease domain-containing 1 protein-like, with protein MLRLLLLQVLASCLWLGHSEVVTSFESCPEFFYAGTTPNNGLNPKNPAWICQRFRNQYHYATLYDRDNRIPVYSAYKYEPGDVKKPPEWWLVEPQLIDKNLNLKEMEWDRVLIEQHEISPDKIKESQAVPDDYKGLKGLDRGHLCPNGHMKTSDSKMATFTLTNIVPQDSSLNNGKWRTYEHQKMMGKTKDCNSTYVVTGAVPGKTKVSKDRVNRPSHIWSAACCLGEDTEPKDAWGAIAENNRNRVELLSLGDLEKRLTDLYGETVTLFNNACPRKQSSHSH; from the exons atgctgaggctgctgctgctgcaggtgttgGCCAGCTGCCTCTGGCTGGGACACAGCGAGGTGGTGACATCCTTTGAAAGTTGTCCTGAGTTCTTCTATGCTGGGACCACCCCAAATAATGGCCTGAATCCAAAGAACCCAGCCTGGATCTGCCAGCGATTCAGGAACCAGTATCACTATGCCACCCTGTACGACAGAGACAACAGAATTCCAGTGTACTCTGCTTACAAATACGAGCCTGGAGATGTCAAGAAACCTCCAGAGTGGTGGTTAGTTGAGCCCCAG CTCATAGATAAAAATCTAAATCTTAAAGAGATGGAATGGGATCGGGTCCTCATAGAGCAACATGAGATTTCCCCAGACAAAATCAAAGAGAGCCAGGCTGTTCCTGATGACTACAAAGGACTGAAGGGTTTGGACCGTGGCCATTTGTGCCCCAATGGCCATATGAAGACTAGCGACAGCAAGATGGCAACCTTCACCCTCACCAACATAGTGCCCCAGGACAGCAGTCTCAACAATGGCAAGTGGAGAACCTACGAGCATCAAAAGATGATGGGTAAGACCAAGGACTGTAACAGCACCTACGTTGTCACGGgtgctgtgcctgggaagaCCAAGGTCTCCAAAGACAGGGTTAACAGACCCAGCCACATCTGGTCAGCTGCCTGCTGTCTGGGGGAAGACACAGAGCCCAAAGATGCTTGGGGGGCCATCGCTGAGAACAATAGGAACAGGGTGGAGCTCCTCAGCCTGGGGGACCTGGAGAAGAGGTTAACCGATCTCTACGGGGAAACGGTTACTCTGTTCAACAATGCCTGTCCCCGGAAACAAAGCTCACATTCTCATTAG